The following are encoded together in the Montipora foliosa isolate CH-2021 chromosome 12, ASM3666993v2, whole genome shotgun sequence genome:
- the LOC137979071 gene encoding uncharacterized protein, with protein MLRGNFLKDLRNCRMRSSVTSLRQFYQLYYVRRSTAPALAQSTSSTTVSLRSNENSITCCVLVSDVRGFHVVNQMHRRLLQMFEDLQKKTKESSQREQLTSSFSIVRGIQMETEVAELLSIYDVLKNYSKVDLHNKTVLYAQVALFHRLASFEAHHLQRGHKRDDRVRAATVHLANIIRWNSHLCEPTHLASTVHGIATLELKDFSYFIHFDKEIRSRNARLFTNADLAMILWAYGKAQFRARVLYKFIRNEIMARDLATFHIKEICQFLWSYARTLEKGAKLFAVLREEIMKRDLTKLEERSLTIILWSYAEVGLNVKPLFRCIKLEILRRGLASFTHKQMAQITSSYAQQNIRSPDLFQEISAEIIDRGKLDFAPVGLVMIVNSFAKTKNYVRDLFKLIETRLLTEELSVYEPEQVIRFLRAFTDAGLITEALFRKLTGKILLNKFSTLNDLCLEELVNALQGSRFSAPELVAKTEAELVRRSESPK; from the coding sequence ATGCTCAGGGGTAATTTTCTGAAGGACCTAAGAAATTGTCGTATGAGAAGTTCAGTGACGTCTCTGCGTCAATTTTATCAGTTATATTACGTTAGGAGAAGTACAGCTCCTGCACTTGCACAATCTACTAGCAGTACGACAGTGAGTTTACGGAGCAACGAGAATTCCATTACTTGTTGTGTCTTGGTCTCCGATGTTAGAGGCTTCCATGTCGTTAACCAAATGCACAGACGTCTCTTACAAATGTTCGAAGACCtacagaagaaaacaaaagaaagctcGCAACGAGAACAGCTAACGAGTTCGTTTAGTATTGTGCGCGGAATACAGATGGAGACAGAGGTGGCTGAATTGTTAAGCATTTACGACGTTCTTAAGAATTACTCGAAGGTGGATCTTCACAACAAAACTGTGTTATATGCTCAGGTTGCGCTTTTTCATCGCCTTGCATCTTTCGAAGCGCATCATTTACAGCGGGGGCATAAAAGGGATGACCGTGTCAGGGCTGCCACTGTACACCTAGCCAACATAATTAGATGGAATAGTCACCTATGTGAACCTACTCACTTGGCAAGCACAGTGCATGGCATTGCTACTCTTGAGCTGAAGGATTTTTCGTATTTCATTCACTTTGATAAGGAAATAAGGAGTCGCAACGCCAGGCTGTTTACGAATGCTGACCTGGCTATGATATTATGGGCTTATGGGAAAGCACAGTTCCGTGCAAGGGTACTTTACAAGTTTATTAGAAACGAAATAATGGCCAGAGACCTCGCAACTTTCCACATAAAGGAAATATGTCAGTTTTTATGGTCCTATGCACGGACTCTTGAAAAAGGCGCAAAGCTATTTGCTGTGTTGCGGGAGGAGATAATGAAGCGTGATCTGACAAAGCTTGAAGAGAGGTCATTGACTATCATTCTTTGGTCTTATGCAGAAGTGGGATTGAATGTGAAACCACTTTTTAGGTGTATTAAGCTGGAAATCCTACGACGTGGGCTTGCATCTTTTACTCACAAGCAAATGGCCCAGATCACAAGCTCTTATGCTCAACAAAATATCCGATCACCTGATCTTTTTCAAGAAATATCTGCAGAAATCATTGACCGGGGAAAGCTGGACTTTGCACCAGTTGGACTGGTCATGATTGTAAACAGTTTTGCCAAGACTAAGAATTATGTTCGGGATCTCTTCAAACTGATAGAAACTCGGCTTCTGACTGAAGAGCTTTCAGTTTACGAACCTGAACAGGTTATTAGGTTTCTTAGGGCCTTCACTGATGCTGGGCTCATAACAGAGGCACTTTTTCGCAAGTTAACAGGTAAGATTCTTCTCAACAAATTTTCAACCCTAAATGATTTGTGTTTGGAAGAACTAGTGAATGCTTTACAGGGCAGTCGCTTTAGTGCTCCTGAGCTTGTAGCCAAAACTGAAGCAGAACTTGTAAGGAGATCAGAGTCTCCAAAGTGA